TGTTATCCCTCTACAGTCCCTAAAATCTGAACCTCTGGAGCTTTGAACTCCTTCAAAGCAGTGACAGGTCTCTCTATGTACCCATCATCTCATGCACCGTCTCAGTTTTTCAGCTCGGCCTGCTCAGAGCACATTTACAGCTGTTCTCTTTCCATTTCCTAATAACTGATTTAACTGCACTCTAAAGGATGTTGGAAATGttctttcatcctttcactTGAGTCGCTTGGATGATTTCTTTCCTTTAATGGTTTAAGTTTTCCTCTGATCCCATCTCACTGAGAATCAATTGAAAGCACTTGACTCTCTACTTAAATAATTATGACTTCTAAAACTACTCGGCTGCATCGGTGAGGATTTTGACGTGTTGatttaaccctcgtgttgtccttgatgtcaaggaagggaggaaggaggaaggaagggaggaaaggagggaggaaaggaaagaaggaaggacggaaggtttgaaggagggaagaaagaaggacagaggaagggaagcaaaagggaaaataggaagggaagaataaaggaaagaaggacagaggaaataaggaagggaggaaggtggggggggaagagagaaggaggaaggagggaggaatgaaggaaggaaggaagagaggaaagagagaggaaggaaagaaagagagaaggaaggaagggaggaaagaaggaacagtcaaaacagggtcaatttgacccgggaggacaacacaaaggttaaaggtgGGAGGAATACGTATAGGGATCTGTTTACACCTTGATATTAAGTTGAGTTTTTCAGTGttaaaaagctgcattaaacctactttgattaaatgttaaaagaaaGAGGCGTGAGGATGTTTGATAGACTGTATATTTATCTAAAAGCAGTATGTAGGACCTTTTTTGACATTCATGTTTCTTTCTAACACCACCTGCATTCCCTCTATTCACGTGCGTCATCATGGTGTTGCCTGAGGTGCATGATGGGAATCCACTTCCCTccaaaacacacagctgcttgTCTTCGGCTGGCCCTGCATGTTTACCTCCATCAGCAGCATATTAGTGAATGACAAGACCCCCCACTCAGACAGCAAACAGCGCATTAGGCATTGGCCCTGATTACCAACGTTTGGCCCGGTCTAAGCCTGATGTAAACACACAAGGACCCCCATTCTCACTTAATGTGAATTGACTCCATGTATCTCTGTATGTGGCCGTGTAGCTTCTTCCCACTGCAAATAAAGCATTACAGGCAGGTTGGACCCTCATTGTCGTCAACAACGTGCCCTCAGTGTAACAAGTGTTATAAGTCATTAGGCAAATTATTTGCTCTGCTCCACAATTTCCTATAAGTGCAAATAGAGAGGTGAAAGAGGAGGCCGGCAGCTGTATGTAACTGCATGTGAATGCTGTCATGAATGTGAAAAGGGGGCTCGggtgcagacagacagcagggaagaagaagaagacgaccaGAAGCTTTAAgtgaaacaaaatattttattttccaaacATAAACTCATCCATATTATGTACAGcttgaaaatataacatatcagacagaatttgaatgatttattcGACTCAACTCATACAAATtcgaataaaaataaaaaaggatatcgaaaatttacaaaatatataaaagtgcTTGTGAAAGGAAATGGAGTTTAGTGTTGTGTGTGAAACTCCCAATAAATGTCTATTTAAATAGAAAGTACTAGACGTGTTGTTAAAAACCATTAAATATGTCAATCCCCCAATGACACTATAACACTTCTCAGTCATTATAGACTTATTATAGCAGTTTTTTCATCAGCTTCACTTCATACTATGGAAACATTGTCCATTGTGCACGCACACCTCTCTACAATCATATTGGGAAACTCCGCCACTTCTATCTCTGTGTAGTCCCCCTTCTTCACCAGGTACATGATGGGCAACGGGGCGCTCTCAGACACTGTACACCTCCTCTCTCCGTATCCGTAGTTGCGTTTGGGCTGCTTGCATCCTCCGGTGCACCTGAAGGCCTGGTAACCCGCCGGCTCGATGATCCAATACTGTGTCCAGGTGAGGGCACGGAAGTTGATGAAGTACTGCTCCCTGCAGCAGGTGTCTTTGTTTTGGTTGATGTCGCAGTCACCACGAGAGCTGCAGAAGAAAAGATAAAGACAGTTAGATAATTTGTTCATttaagagaggggggggggggggggggtgagaggtgCCAAAGCATTTCATTAAGAGGGCCCAGAATCTCTTAGCTACACCCCTGCCAAGATATTATCCAATTATGATTCATGTGGGGGTTTTTTGTTGGTTAatctgaatatatatatatgtatatgtagaagtcttaacttttaaaaacaatatgtttttaaaaaaagatcaggGTGACAAAATACTTCAAATTAGAGCAAGTGCAGGTTGTTTATTGATGCCAGTCAGTAATTTGTTGTTAAATTTCTCCAAACAATGAGAATGAGTAAACTAACGCCTCTGTGCCACCCTGCTACAACTCTAATAACGAATGCAAATGCTTGACAGGtacccaaaaaaaagaaaaagaaaaagaaaaaaaggaggatatTGGCTAATTGTCACACTGATACAATATCCTGTATATCAAACGCTCGCGCCCTTACCCGTACTCTTCGAGGTTGAGTGTGTAGAGGATGAGCTCGGGCTTTCCCAAGGTGTTGTCCGTCTGCTCCTGGGTGGTAAAGCGCACACTCTTGGCCATCTCTGCCGCGTAGCTGCCAGGTCTCTCGCCCTCGATCCACACCTCCAGGTGCATAGGTGTCTTCTGCTGGCTTTTGGACCAATAGTGCACCGCCTGTGTCACATCAAAGCTCTTCCAGCCGGTCTCGTGAATGGGGATCAACCTGTGAAACACGAGCGATAAGGACAATTAATTAGAAGAAGGTAAAACTGATATTTCCTGATCCGATTGTCTGTTTGGCAACCACTGAGAGGATGAATAACATTTAATTATAGGCGTAATGATGTCGCCTCTTAGTTGCAGTATAGTGAATATATTTTTACAACACGtc
This genomic interval from Scomber japonicus isolate fScoJap1 chromosome 17, fScoJap1.pri, whole genome shotgun sequence contains the following:
- the lft1 gene encoding lefty1 — protein: MDFLGACVLCTVFFGLNEAFTHQDMKDALLQKLGLDEVPKIHKRDLENLVIPAHIRNKYMSMLKMHHSRRRRSLPSLAGILRGIPGNADISGEYVYSDTTRNRMVFDMEARIPENSEVTMAELKLYQRASYQKRFAVERKNHRPVNNARVSIYWVEVLPNGSNRTSLVDSRLIPIHETGWKSFDVTQAVHYWSKSQQKTPMHLEVWIEGERPGSYAAEMAKSVRFTTQEQTDNTLGKPELILYTLNLEEYGSRGDCDINQNKDTCCREQYFINFRALTWTQYWIIEPAGYQAFRCTGGCKQPKRNYGYGERRCTVSESAPLPIMYLVKKGDYTEIEVAEFPNMIVERCACTMDNVSIV